The window ATATCTTTTACGAAAGGGATCGTTAATTTGCGCTGAGCAACGATGGATGCATGGTCAAGTTTGTTTAAAATATCAAACAAAGTTCCCATTTTCCTATCTAGGCGTTTTAACACGAAACGGCACACATCTTCTGGTAATTCGAAACCACGAATACGAGCGCGTAATTGAAGAGCCCAAATCTTATCTTCATCACTGAGTGGATGCAGTTTATAAATTTGCCCCCAATCAAGGCGAGAGGCTAAATCGGGTAATTTCAGTTCAATTTGCCGCGGAGGCCTATCCCCAGTAATTAACAAACAAGTGCGGCCGATTTCTAAAATACGATTATATAGATTGAAAATCGCCATTTCCCACTCTTCATCACCCGCAATACACTGAATGTTATCAATACAAACGAGTGATAAATGCTCCATACCGTCTAGCACTTCAGGAACAAAATACGCACGCTTATCTAGAGGGACATAACCGACTGCAATACCTTGTTCAGACAGTTCTGCGCAAGCCGCATGTAATAAATGGCTTTTCCCACCACCTTCTCGCGACCAATAATAGATATAACTACCATGCGGTTGATTAATAGCAGACTGAATAGCAGACAGCAACGCCCCATTTTCCCCTGCATAAAAGCTTGCAAAGGTTTCATCATCTGGCAGATATAGTGGTAATGAAAGCTGTGATGGTGTGTTCAGAAGCGCCTCTGGCTGTATAAATCAATTTTCATCTCGCAGTTTACCATAAAAAATACGGATAGATGAATAACAACGGTCACCAAATGCCGCTCGAACAATCGAACGGCAATATGGAAGTTACTGTGGCTTATTTTTTATTGCTATCAAGCTCTTGCACTTCAGATGTCACAAACTGCTTTTCAGGCCTAACAAACGTAATAAAGCGGAACAATAATGCCATAAAGATCCCGACTATCGTTGCCAGTGCCATACCTTTAAGTTCAGCTTGCCCAATATGGATAACCGCGCCACTGACACCAATAATTAAAATCACTGAGGTTAAAATCAAATTCTGTGGCTTGTTATAATCTACTTTTGAATCAATTAGCACGCGAATACCTGATGCACCAATCACCCCGTATAATAAGAGTGAAACCCCGCCCATTACAGGAACCGGCACTAACTGAATAGCCGCTGCTAACTTACCGACACAAGATAATAAAATGGCGATAATTGCAGCGCCACCAATCACCCAAGTACTGTATACCTTGGTAATGGCCATTACCCCAATGTTTTCACCATAAGTCGTATTCGGTGTTGAGCCAAAGAAACCTGAAATCACTGTAGAGAACCCATTGGCAAACATTGAGCGATGTAAACCTGGCGATTTCATTAAGTCACGTTCAACAATATTCGCAGTGACAACTAAGTGCCCTACGTGCTCAGCAATTACCACTAGAGCCGCAGGTAAAATAGTTAAAATGGCAAACCATTCGAAGCGTGGTGTATAAAATGTTGGGATAGCAAACCACGGCGCTTCAATAACAGGCGTGAAGTCTACAATACCCATAAAATAGGACAAAGCATAACCCGATAAAAAACCAATCAAAATCGGGATTATGGCTAGAAACCCACGGAAAACGACAGCACAGAGGATAGTGACTGATAACGTCGTCAGGGAGATAATTAACGTATTTGAATCAACCACTGCGCCATCTTTAGGCAACAGCCCTGCCATGCCTGCAGCCGTTTGAGCTAACTCTAAACCGATCACGGCCACGATTGCCCCCATTGCCGCTGGAGGGAACATCACGTTAATCCACCCTCTTCCTGCAACTTTAACAATCAATGCAACGATACAGAACAACACACCGCAAATAATAAAGCCGCCAAGTGCCAGTTCATAACCTAATGGTAGCAAAATCAGTACAGGGGAAATGAATGCAAAACTTGAACCTAAATAAGCTGGGATCTGCCCTTTACAAATAAATAGATACAGCAGCGTTCCTATCCCATTAAACAGCAAAATTGTCGCGGGGTTTACACCAAACAGAATGGGTACGATAACGGTTGCGCCAAACATAGCAAACAGATGTTGAAGGCTCAGTGGAATAGTTTGTAATAATGGTGGTCTTTCTTCAACACTGATGGTGCGACGAGTCATGTGACTTTATCCTCTTTTAGCGAAATGGCTAATCACTGAATAAGCAGTGAGTCTCTACAATTAATCAAAAAAAAGCCGACTTCTCAGTCGGCTTATCATTATTTAGTACCAAATATCTTGTCGCCGGCGTCACCGAGACCCGGAACGATATACCCCTCTTCATTTAAATACTCATCAATTGAAGCAGTGTATAATTCAACATCTGGATGCGCAGCTTCCAAAGCTTTTAAACCTTCTGGCGCGGCAACAAGGACTAAGATTTTAATTGAGGTACAACCCGCATTTTTTAATAAATCAATGGTGGCAATCATTGAGCCACCCGTTGCTAACATTGGGTCAACGACTAATGCCATACGTTCTTCAATGTTAGATGCGAGTTTTTGGAAATAAGGGACAGGCTGCAGTGTTTCTTCATCACGATAAACACCTACCACACTGATACGTGCACTTGGAATACTATCTAATACACCATTCATCATACCAATACCAGCACGGAGAATTGGTACTACAGTGATTTTCTTACCTTTAATTTGTTCTATTTCTACAGGACCACACCAACCATCGATAGTCACTTTTTCAGTTTCAAGGTCAGCAGTTGCTTCATAAGTCAGTAGGCTACCAACCTCTGAGGCCAGTTCACGAAAGCGTTTAGTGCTTATATCATGATCTCGCATCAGGCCGAGTTTATGTTTAACGAGAGGGTGTTTTACCTCAACGATCTTCATGGGTTTCTCCTACTATTTAAGACGGCGGCGGACAAAAAAATCGCCGGATTATACCTCTTTTAGCTTTAGTTGCCACTAGATAACGCTTGATTTTGGTCAAAACAACAACGATTAACACAATTTTTTTTAAAATTATACCTCATATCAGTTAAGTTGAAATTGGCCAAACCGCAAATTTGATTTAAATAAAACTATTTATTATTTCTCTGTACTGCTTTTTAGCTTTCATATCCTTTGATTATGAGTACCCAAAAATTTCCAACACAAAGCTATCGCAAACGTTTGCCTAGCCTGTTAGAATAATGTCAGTGATGTTATTTTTCTCAAAAATGTAATTGCCTTGGGGGCCGTAGTGACTGATAAA is drawn from Providencia huaxiensis and contains these coding sequences:
- the hda gene encoding DnaA inactivator Hda, with protein sequence MQPEALLNTPSQLSLPLYLPDDETFASFYAGENGALLSAIQSAINQPHGSYIYYWSREGGGKSHLLHAACAELSEQGIAVGYVPLDKRAYFVPEVLDGMEHLSLVCIDNIQCIAGDEEWEMAIFNLYNRILEIGRTCLLITGDRPPRQIELKLPDLASRLDWGQIYKLHPLSDEDKIWALQLRARIRGFELPEDVCRFVLKRLDRKMGTLFDILNKLDHASIVAQRKLTIPFVKDILKL
- the uraA gene encoding uracil permease, whose protein sequence is MTRRTISVEERPPLLQTIPLSLQHLFAMFGATVIVPILFGVNPATILLFNGIGTLLYLFICKGQIPAYLGSSFAFISPVLILLPLGYELALGGFIICGVLFCIVALIVKVAGRGWINVMFPPAAMGAIVAVIGLELAQTAAGMAGLLPKDGAVVDSNTLIISLTTLSVTILCAVVFRGFLAIIPILIGFLSGYALSYFMGIVDFTPVIEAPWFAIPTFYTPRFEWFAILTILPAALVVIAEHVGHLVVTANIVERDLMKSPGLHRSMFANGFSTVISGFFGSTPNTTYGENIGVMAITKVYSTWVIGGAAIIAILLSCVGKLAAAIQLVPVPVMGGVSLLLYGVIGASGIRVLIDSKVDYNKPQNLILTSVILIIGVSGAVIHIGQAELKGMALATIVGIFMALLFRFITFVRPEKQFVTSEVQELDSNKK
- the upp gene encoding uracil phosphoribosyltransferase, with the protein product MKIVEVKHPLVKHKLGLMRDHDISTKRFRELASEVGSLLTYEATADLETEKVTIDGWCGPVEIEQIKGKKITVVPILRAGIGMMNGVLDSIPSARISVVGVYRDEETLQPVPYFQKLASNIEERMALVVDPMLATGGSMIATIDLLKNAGCTSIKILVLVAAPEGLKALEAAHPDVELYTASIDEYLNEEGYIVPGLGDAGDKIFGTK